In Panacibacter ginsenosidivorans, the following proteins share a genomic window:
- the gpmI gene encoding 2,3-bisphosphoglycerate-independent phosphoglycerate mutase, translating into MKNKKAILVIMDGWGLGKVKTSDVIQNANVPFVTSLYKKYPNTTLVTCGEAVGLPNGQMGNSEVGHLNLGAGRVVYQELQRINVAVRDGELATNENMLAAIRYAKENSKPFHLLGLVSDGGVHSHIRHLEAICDICKANGLTEVYIHAFTDGRDTDPKSGLGFIKELQQHLNSSVGKIASVSGRYYAMDRDKRWERVKLAYDALIKGEGQKATDAIAAIEQSYAAEITDEFIKPTIIVAEDQQPLATIRDGDVVMCFNFRTDRCREITEVLTQKDFPEFNMHALQLHYTTMTEYDKTFKNVHIIFENDNLNNTIGEVLQANNKKQIRIAETEKYPHVTFFFSGGRETPFTGESRIMVPSPKVATYDLQPEMSAVEITDKLIPEIENETADFICLNYANADMVGHTGVWQAAIKAVETVDRCVERVVTAALAHGYTVFLTADHGNADYLINEDGSPNTAHTLNLVPLFVIDSDWHGTVKPGKLGDLAPSILTMMGLSIPKEMTGEILVS; encoded by the coding sequence ATGAAAAATAAAAAAGCAATACTGGTTATCATGGATGGATGGGGTTTAGGAAAAGTAAAGACCTCAGACGTTATTCAAAATGCAAATGTTCCTTTTGTAACATCTTTATACAAAAAATATCCCAACACTACCCTAGTTACCTGCGGTGAAGCTGTAGGTTTACCAAATGGACAAATGGGTAATAGTGAAGTTGGACACCTAAACCTTGGTGCAGGTCGTGTTGTTTACCAGGAATTGCAACGCATAAATGTTGCTGTAAGAGATGGAGAACTTGCAACAAATGAAAACATGCTGGCTGCCATCCGTTATGCAAAAGAAAACAGCAAACCTTTTCATTTACTTGGCCTGGTAAGCGATGGCGGTGTACACAGTCACATCAGGCACCTGGAAGCTATTTGTGATATCTGTAAAGCAAATGGCCTTACAGAAGTATATATTCATGCGTTTACAGATGGTCGGGATACAGACCCAAAAAGTGGTCTTGGATTTATAAAAGAGCTGCAGCAGCATCTCAACTCTTCTGTTGGTAAAATAGCTTCTGTAAGTGGCCGCTATTATGCTATGGACCGGGATAAAAGATGGGAACGTGTAAAATTGGCTTATGATGCATTGATAAAAGGAGAAGGTCAAAAAGCAACTGATGCAATTGCTGCTATTGAACAATCTTACGCTGCAGAGATTACAGATGAATTTATAAAACCTACCATAATAGTTGCAGAAGACCAGCAACCATTGGCTACCATAAGAGATGGAGATGTAGTAATGTGCTTCAATTTTCGCACAGACCGCTGCCGAGAAATAACGGAAGTATTAACTCAAAAAGATTTCCCTGAGTTTAACATGCATGCTTTGCAGCTGCATTATACTACCATGACAGAATATGATAAAACTTTTAAGAATGTACACATCATTTTTGAGAATGACAACCTGAACAATACAATTGGTGAAGTATTACAGGCAAATAATAAGAAACAAATACGCATTGCTGAAACAGAAAAATATCCCCACGTAACTTTCTTTTTCAGTGGTGGCAGAGAAACACCTTTTACCGGTGAAAGCCGCATCATGGTGCCTTCGCCGAAAGTTGCAACTTATGATCTGCAACCTGAAATGAGCGCTGTGGAAATAACAGATAAACTTATTCCTGAAATTGAAAACGAAACAGCAGATTTTATTTGCCTCAATTACGCAAACGCAGATATGGTTGGTCATACCGGCGTTTGGCAGGCGGCTATCAAAGCTGTTGAAACAGTTGATAGATGTGTAGAGCGTGTTGTAACCGCAGCATTAGCGCATGGTTATACAGTATTCCTTACAGCAGATCATGGTAATGCAGATTATCTTATCAATGAGGATGGATCACCGAATACAGCACATACATTAAACCTGGTTCCGTTGTTTGTAATAGACAGTGACTGGCATGGCACTGTTAAACCAGGTAAATTAGGAGATCTTGCACCAAGTATACTAACTATGATGGGTCTTTCGATTCCAAAAGAAATGACAGGTGAAATATTAGTTAGTTAA
- the rho gene encoding transcription termination factor Rho: protein MYDILQLNDMLVPELLDIADQLSIPHAKKADKQELIYKILDKQALTSGEAAKNGAEKPKRKRIIKANTANVTEEAEVINEPETTANTDAADVAKDDKKKRGRKPKEKEEAESADAKPPVKPEKPAPVELDLPDLEMGSRLISMLGDDEPLILDDDPVDLMDEVEEVAAPKTYSSKKEPAFNIEFDGIIQAEGVLEMMPDGYGFLRSSDYNYLSSPDDIYVSPSQIKLFGLKTGDTVFGAVRPPKEGEKYFALLKVESINGKSPEEVRDRVPFDYLTPLFPFEKLNLFTTPSNYSTRIMDLFTPIGKGQRGLIVAQPKVGKTMLLKEVANAIAANHPECYLMVVLIDERPEEVTDMERSVKAEVIASTFDEPAEKHVKVSTVALQKAKRLVECGHDVVILLDSITRLARAHNTVAPASGKVLSGGVEANAMQKPKQFFGAARKIEHGGSLTILATALIETGSKMDEVIFEEFKGTGNMELVLDRRLGNKRIYPAIDLVASSTRRDDLLLDREVLARMNILRLYINDMNTEEAMSELLKRMRGTKSNEEFLASMNG from the coding sequence ATGTACGACATTCTGCAATTGAACGACATGCTGGTGCCTGAATTGCTCGACATCGCTGATCAACTAAGCATCCCTCATGCTAAAAAAGCCGATAAACAGGAACTTATTTATAAGATCCTTGACAAACAGGCTCTTACATCAGGAGAAGCAGCTAAAAACGGTGCTGAAAAACCAAAGCGTAAACGCATTATTAAAGCAAATACAGCCAACGTAACTGAGGAGGCTGAAGTTATAAATGAACCTGAAACAACTGCAAATACTGATGCAGCTGATGTTGCTAAAGACGACAAAAAGAAAAGGGGGCGCAAACCCAAAGAAAAAGAGGAAGCAGAAAGTGCAGATGCAAAACCACCTGTAAAACCCGAGAAACCAGCTCCAGTAGAGCTAGATCTCCCTGACCTTGAAATGGGGAGCAGGTTGATAAGCATGCTGGGTGATGATGAACCTTTAATACTCGATGATGATCCTGTTGATCTCATGGATGAGGTGGAAGAAGTAGCAGCTCCTAAAACTTATAGTAGCAAGAAGGAGCCCGCTTTTAATATTGAATTCGATGGAATTATACAGGCAGAAGGTGTATTGGAAATGATGCCTGATGGCTATGGATTCCTGCGCTCCTCCGATTACAATTATCTTTCTTCGCCTGATGATATTTATGTCTCTCCTTCACAAATAAAATTATTCGGTTTAAAAACCGGTGATACTGTTTTTGGTGCAGTGCGTCCTCCAAAAGAAGGTGAAAAATATTTTGCATTGCTGAAGGTTGAGAGTATTAATGGAAAAAGTCCTGAAGAAGTAAGAGACAGGGTACCATTTGATTATTTAACTCCACTATTCCCATTTGAGAAACTTAACCTGTTCACCACTCCATCTAATTACAGTACCAGGATCATGGACCTTTTTACACCAATCGGTAAAGGTCAGCGTGGTTTGATAGTAGCCCAGCCAAAGGTTGGTAAAACAATGTTACTTAAAGAAGTAGCGAATGCTATTGCAGCTAATCACCCTGAGTGCTATTTAATGGTAGTGCTTATAGATGAACGTCCGGAAGAGGTTACTGATATGGAACGCAGTGTAAAAGCAGAAGTAATTGCTTCTACTTTTGATGAACCCGCAGAAAAGCACGTTAAAGTTTCTACTGTTGCTTTACAAAAAGCAAAACGTTTGGTAGAGTGTGGCCATGATGTGGTGATATTGCTTGATTCAATTACCCGTTTGGCCCGTGCACACAATACAGTAGCACCTGCAAGTGGCAAGGTTTTAAGTGGAGGTGTGGAAGCTAATGCAATGCAAAAACCTAAACAGTTCTTTGGTGCAGCCCGTAAAATTGAACACGGCGGATCATTAACTATTCTTGCAACAGCGCTTATTGAAACCGGTAGTAAAATGGACGAGGTGATTTTTGAAGAGTTCAAAGGCACCGGTAACATGGAACTTGTTCTCGATCGCAGATTGGGCAACAAACGTATCTATCCGGCCATCGATCTTGTGGCCTCATCTACCCGTCGTGATGATTTGTTATTAGACAGAGAAGTCTTGGCAAGAATGAATATTCTCCGTCTTTATATCAACGATATGAACACAGAAGAAGCAATGTCTGAATTATTGAAACGTATGCGTGGCACCAAGAGCAACGAAGAGTTTCTTGCCAGCATGAATGGATAA
- a CDS encoding DUF4783 domain-containing protein, with product MKKMMIMMGIVLSMNSFIVVGDIDKIINALNAGNAAQFSNYFDDFLDIKLPEKDEIKNVGKNQATITVKSFFSDNSVSGFEKTSQREMGGTMYLTGKLKGGSKSYNITLLMKDRGDKLSIISIRIS from the coding sequence ATGAAAAAAATGATGATAATGATGGGGATAGTTCTTTCGATGAACTCCTTTATTGTTGTCGGTGATATTGATAAAATAATCAATGCCCTTAATGCAGGTAACGCAGCCCAATTCAGTAATTACTTTGATGACTTTCTTGATATAAAACTTCCTGAAAAGGACGAAATAAAGAACGTTGGTAAAAATCAGGCTACTATTACCGTTAAAAGCTTTTTTAGTGATAATAGCGTTAGCGGTTTTGAAAAAACATCCCAGCGTGAAATGGGTGGCACCATGTATCTTACCGGCAAACTTAAAGGTGGTTCTAAAAGTTATAATATAACCTTATTGATGAAAGACCGGGGTGATAAATTATCGATTATTTCGATAAGAATCAGCTAA